From Bacillus basilensis, a single genomic window includes:
- the sdhA gene encoding succinate dehydrogenase flavoprotein subunit codes for MKGKLIVVGGGLAGLMATIKAAEAGVNVELFSLVPVKRSHSVCAQGGINGAVNTKGEGDSPWIHFDDTIYGGDFLANQPPVKAMCEAAPGIIHLMDRMGVMFNRTEEGLLDFRRFGGTQHHRTAFAGATTGQQLLYALDEQVRRHEVAGLVTKYEGWDFLRAVVDDEGVCRGIVAQDLQTMEIKSFGADAVIMATGGPGIIFGKSTNSIINTGTAASAVYQQGAYYANGEFIQIHPTAIPGDDKLRLMSESARGEGGRVWTYKDGKPWYFLEEKYPAYGNLVPRDIATREIFDVCVEQKLGINGENMVYLDLSHKDPKELDIKLGGIIEIYEKFTGDDPRKLPMKIFPAVHYSMGGLWVDYKQMTSIPGLFAAGECDYSMHGGNRLGANSLLSAIYGGMVAGPNAIEYMKGLTKSSDAVSSTVYEQNELIETEKFNNILTLDGNENAYVLHKELGEWMTDNVTVVRENKKLLETDAKIEELMARYKRININDTARWSNQGASFTRQLANMFELARVITIGAYNRNESRGAHYKPEFPNRDDANFLKTTMAKFEGEGNAPAFHYEDVDVSLIKPRKRDYSSKHDVAAKGEEKGDKQHV; via the coding sequence ATGAAAGGGAAACTTATAGTAGTCGGCGGTGGCTTGGCTGGCTTAATGGCAACGATTAAAGCGGCGGAAGCAGGAGTAAATGTTGAACTGTTCTCTTTAGTACCAGTAAAACGTTCGCATTCTGTATGTGCCCAAGGTGGAATTAACGGTGCCGTAAATACGAAAGGTGAAGGGGATTCTCCATGGATCCACTTTGACGATACAATTTATGGTGGGGACTTCTTAGCGAACCAACCACCAGTTAAAGCAATGTGTGAAGCAGCACCTGGTATCATTCATTTAATGGACCGTATGGGTGTTATGTTCAACCGTACGGAAGAAGGACTTCTTGATTTCCGTCGTTTTGGTGGAACACAACATCACCGTACAGCATTTGCTGGTGCAACAACTGGACAGCAATTACTATACGCATTAGATGAGCAAGTACGTCGTCACGAAGTAGCAGGACTTGTAACGAAATATGAAGGTTGGGATTTCTTACGAGCTGTTGTTGATGATGAAGGTGTGTGCCGAGGGATCGTTGCACAAGACTTACAAACTATGGAGATTAAAAGTTTCGGAGCTGATGCCGTGATTATGGCAACAGGGGGCCCTGGTATCATCTTCGGAAAATCAACAAACTCCATTATCAATACAGGTACAGCAGCTTCTGCTGTATATCAACAAGGCGCATATTATGCGAACGGTGAGTTCATTCAAATTCACCCAACGGCAATTCCTGGAGACGATAAATTACGTCTTATGAGTGAATCTGCACGTGGTGAAGGTGGACGTGTTTGGACATATAAAGATGGTAAACCATGGTACTTCTTAGAAGAAAAATATCCGGCTTACGGAAACCTTGTACCTCGTGATATTGCAACGCGTGAAATCTTTGATGTTTGCGTAGAGCAAAAACTAGGTATTAACGGTGAAAACATGGTGTACTTAGATCTTTCTCATAAAGATCCGAAAGAACTAGATATTAAACTAGGTGGAATTATTGAAATCTATGAGAAGTTTACAGGTGACGATCCTCGTAAACTACCAATGAAAATCTTCCCAGCTGTTCACTATTCAATGGGCGGACTATGGGTTGATTATAAGCAGATGACAAGTATTCCAGGTTTATTTGCAGCAGGTGAGTGTGATTATTCTATGCACGGTGGTAACCGCCTTGGTGCGAACTCACTATTATCAGCAATTTACGGTGGTATGGTAGCAGGACCAAATGCAATTGAATATATGAAAGGTCTTACTAAATCATCTGATGCTGTTTCATCTACTGTGTATGAACAAAATGAATTGATCGAAACGGAGAAATTTAACAATATTTTAACGCTCGATGGTAACGAAAATGCGTATGTTCTGCATAAAGAGCTTGGAGAATGGATGACAGATAACGTTACAGTAGTTCGTGAAAATAAAAAGCTATTAGAAACAGATGCGAAAATTGAAGAGTTAATGGCTCGTTACAAACGTATTAACATTAACGATACAGCAAGATGGAGTAACCAAGGTGCTTCATTTACACGCCAACTTGCAAATATGTTTGAGTTAGCGCGTGTTATTACAATTGGCGCATATAACCGTAATGAGAGCCGTGGGGCGCATTACAAACCTGAATTCCCAAATCGTGATGATGCTAACTTCTTAAAAACTACGATGGCGAAATTTGAAGGAGAAGGAAATGCACCAGCATTCCATTACGAAGACGTGGATGTTTCGTTAATTAAACCACGTAAACGTGATTATTCTTCAAAACACGATGTAGCTGCTAAGGGTGAAGAGAAGGGGGATAAACAACATGTCTGA
- the etfA gene encoding electron transfer flavoprotein subunit alpha codes for MARKVLVMGEVRDGSLRNVSFEAVAAAKTIAEGGEVVGLLVGDSVASFANELIHYGADRVVTVENDKLKSYTSDGYAQAFLAVYAEENPEGIVFGHTALGKDLSPKLAAKLEAGLVSDVTALEVEGGNVIFTRPIYSGKAFEKKIVTEGILFATVRPNNIATLEKDESRSGDVSSITVDVKDLRTIIQDVVRKTAEGVDLSEAKVIIAGGRGVKSEDGFKPLKELADVLGGAVGASRGACDAEYCDYSLQIGQTGKVVTPDLYIACGISGAIQHLAGMSNSKIIVAINKDPEASIFKVADYGIVGDLFEVVPLLTEEFKKLKVHS; via the coding sequence ATGGCTCGTAAAGTATTAGTAATGGGTGAGGTTCGTGATGGATCGCTACGTAACGTTTCGTTTGAAGCGGTAGCGGCAGCAAAAACAATTGCAGAAGGCGGTGAAGTAGTAGGTCTTCTAGTTGGAGACAGCGTTGCTTCTTTTGCAAATGAATTGATTCATTACGGTGCAGATCGCGTTGTGACAGTTGAAAATGATAAATTAAAATCATATACATCTGATGGTTATGCACAAGCATTTTTAGCTGTATATGCTGAAGAAAATCCAGAAGGTATTGTATTTGGACATACAGCACTCGGTAAAGATTTATCACCAAAATTAGCAGCGAAGCTTGAAGCTGGTCTAGTTTCTGACGTAACTGCTTTAGAAGTTGAGGGTGGAAATGTGATCTTCACTCGTCCAATCTACTCTGGTAAAGCATTCGAGAAGAAGATTGTAACGGAGGGCATATTATTTGCAACAGTGCGTCCAAATAACATTGCAACACTTGAAAAAGATGAGTCTCGCAGTGGTGACGTATCTTCTATTACAGTAGATGTGAAAGACCTACGTACAATCATTCAAGATGTCGTCCGTAAAACAGCAGAAGGTGTTGATCTTTCTGAAGCGAAAGTTATTATCGCTGGCGGACGTGGTGTGAAGAGTGAAGACGGATTTAAACCATTAAAAGAGTTAGCTGACGTACTAGGCGGCGCTGTTGGGGCATCTCGTGGTGCTTGTGACGCTGAGTACTGTGATTACTCATTACAAATTGGTCAAACTGGTAAAGTTGTTACGCCAGACCTATACATTGCATGCGGTATTTCTGGTGCGATTCAGCATTTAGCTGGTATGTCTAACTCAAAAATAATCGTTGCGATTAATAAAGACCCAGAAGCAAGTATCTTCAAAGTAGCTGACTATGGCATTGTTGGCGATCTATTTGAAGTCGTACCTCTTTTAACAGAAGAGTTTAAAAAGTTAAAAGTACATTCATGA
- the sdhB gene encoding succinate dehydrogenase iron-sulfur subunit encodes MSEKTIRLIITRQDGPDAQAFDQEFEIPYRPNMNIISALMEIRRNPVDSKGSQTTPIAWDMNCLEEVCGACSMVINGKPRQSCTALIDQLEQPIRLKPMKTFPVVRDLQVDRSRMFNALKRVKAWIPIDGTYDLGPGPRMPEKKRQWAYELSKCMTCGVCLESCPNVNSKSDFIGPAPLSQARLFNSHPTGEMHKADRLRAIMGDGGLANCGNSQNCVQSCPKGIPLTTSIAALNRDTTIQSFKDFFGSDNNY; translated from the coding sequence ATGTCTGAGAAAACAATCCGCCTCATCATTACGAGACAAGACGGGCCAGACGCGCAAGCGTTTGACCAGGAGTTTGAAATTCCGTATCGTCCAAATATGAATATTATTTCGGCGCTTATGGAAATTCGTCGTAATCCTGTTGATTCAAAAGGAAGCCAAACAACTCCGATTGCATGGGATATGAACTGTTTAGAGGAAGTATGTGGCGCATGTTCGATGGTGATTAACGGAAAACCTCGTCAATCATGTACAGCGCTTATCGATCAATTAGAACAACCAATTCGCTTAAAGCCGATGAAGACATTCCCAGTTGTACGTGACTTACAAGTTGACCGTAGTCGCATGTTTAATGCTCTAAAACGTGTTAAAGCTTGGATTCCAATTGATGGTACGTATGACTTAGGACCAGGGCCAAGAATGCCTGAGAAGAAACGTCAGTGGGCTTATGAGCTTTCAAAATGTATGACATGTGGTGTTTGCTTAGAATCATGTCCAAACGTAAATAGTAAATCTGACTTTATTGGACCAGCGCCATTATCACAAGCTCGTTTATTCAACTCACATCCAACGGGTGAAATGCATAAAGCAGATCGCTTACGTGCAATTATGGGAGATGGAGGACTTGCAAACTGTGGTAATTCTCAAAACTGTGTGCAATCATGTCCAAAGGGTATTCCATTAACGACTTCAATTGCGGCATTAAACCGTGATACAACAATTCAATCGTTCAAAGATTTCTTTGGTAGCGACAATAACTATTAA
- the uvrC gene encoding excinuclease ABC subunit C — translation MHEHLKEKLAILPDQPGCYLMKDKQGTVIYVGKAKVLKNRVRSYFTGSHDGKTLRLVGEIVDFEYIVTSSNLEALILELNLIKKHDPKYNIQLKDDKTYPFIKITAEKQPRLLITRNVKKDKGKYFGPYPNAQSAHETKKLLDRMYPLRKCSNMPDKVCLYYHMGQCLAPCVKEVTEEQNKEIVDEIIKFLNGGHKEVRSELETKMYEASEKLEFERAKELRDQIAHIDAIMEKQKMIMSDLVDRDVFGYAVDKGWMCVQVFFVRKGKLIERDVSMFPIYDEPEEGFLTFIGQFYENSSHFKPKEIVVPGSIDSELVERFLEVEATQPKRGKKKDLVELANKNAKIALEEKFYLIERDEERTIKAVDQLGKQLGIETPYRIEAFDNSNIQGTNPVSAMIAFIDGKPAKKEYRKYKIKTVQGPDDYESMREVVRRRYTRALKENLPLPDLIIIDGGKGHLAAVSDVLENELGLYIPMAGLVKDDKHKTSHLIIGDPPEPVILERNSQEFYLLQRIQDEVHRFAITFHRQLHGKSVIQSALDDIPGIGDKRKKVLLKHFGSLKKMKEASVAEFVEAGMPKNVAETIYTYLTDKKTL, via the coding sequence GTGCACGAACATTTAAAAGAGAAATTGGCTATTTTACCAGATCAACCTGGTTGTTATTTAATGAAAGATAAGCAAGGAACGGTTATATATGTCGGAAAGGCAAAAGTGCTTAAAAATCGTGTGCGCTCGTACTTTACTGGTTCGCATGACGGGAAAACACTTCGGCTAGTAGGGGAAATTGTAGATTTTGAATATATTGTAACCTCTTCAAATCTAGAGGCTCTCATTTTAGAGTTAAACTTAATAAAAAAACATGATCCAAAATATAATATTCAATTAAAAGATGATAAAACATATCCCTTTATTAAAATTACAGCTGAGAAACAGCCGCGATTACTTATTACGCGAAATGTAAAAAAGGATAAGGGAAAGTATTTTGGCCCTTATCCGAATGCACAATCAGCTCATGAAACGAAAAAACTGCTAGATCGTATGTATCCGCTTCGTAAGTGCTCAAATATGCCCGATAAAGTTTGTTTATATTATCATATGGGTCAATGTTTAGCGCCTTGTGTGAAAGAAGTGACGGAAGAACAAAACAAAGAAATTGTAGATGAAATTATTAAGTTTTTAAATGGTGGACATAAAGAAGTTCGTTCAGAATTAGAAACAAAAATGTATGAAGCTTCAGAGAAACTAGAGTTTGAACGTGCAAAAGAGTTACGTGATCAAATCGCTCATATCGATGCGATTATGGAAAAACAAAAGATGATTATGAGTGATTTAGTGGATCGTGATGTGTTTGGGTATGCAGTTGATAAAGGGTGGATGTGTGTTCAAGTTTTCTTCGTTCGAAAAGGAAAGCTAATCGAACGTGATGTTTCTATGTTTCCAATCTACGATGAACCAGAAGAGGGATTCTTAACGTTTATCGGTCAATTTTATGAAAACAGCAGTCATTTTAAGCCGAAGGAAATTGTCGTTCCAGGAAGTATAGACTCAGAATTAGTAGAGCGCTTTTTAGAAGTGGAAGCGACACAGCCGAAACGCGGTAAGAAAAAAGATCTTGTAGAACTGGCAAATAAAAATGCGAAGATTGCTCTTGAAGAGAAATTCTATTTAATTGAACGTGATGAAGAGCGAACGATTAAAGCTGTAGATCAGTTAGGAAAGCAGCTCGGGATTGAAACACCGTATCGTATTGAAGCGTTTGATAACTCAAATATTCAAGGAACAAATCCCGTTTCTGCAATGATTGCTTTTATCGATGGGAAACCAGCGAAGAAAGAGTACAGGAAATATAAAATTAAAACGGTTCAAGGACCAGATGATTATGAGTCTATGAGAGAAGTTGTGAGGCGCCGTTATACAAGGGCACTGAAAGAGAATTTACCATTACCAGATTTAATCATTATTGACGGGGGAAAAGGTCATCTGGCAGCTGTAAGTGATGTTCTAGAAAATGAGCTTGGGTTATATATTCCGATGGCAGGCCTTGTAAAAGATGACAAACATAAAACATCCCATTTAATTATTGGGGATCCACCTGAACCGGTGATACTTGAGAGGAATAGCCAAGAATTTTATTTATTGCAGCGCATTCAAGATGAAGTGCATCGATTTGCGATTACATTCCATCGTCAATTACACGGGAAATCTGTCATTCAATCAGCACTGGACGATATTCCAGGAATCGGTGATAAACGGAAAAAGGTATTGTTAAAACATTTTGGTTCATTAAAGAAGATGAAAGAAGCTTCTGTAGCAGAATTTGTCGAAGCGGGTATGCCGAAAAATGTCGCGGAAACAATTTATACGTATTTAACAGATAAGAAGACGTTGTAG
- the sdhC gene encoding succinate dehydrogenase cytochrome B558 produces MKGREYTFRKWHSLMGVIPVGVFLTQHLIVNNFATRGAEAFNKAAGFMELLPFRYALEIFIIFLPILYHAIYGLYIAFTAKNNAVSYGYFRNWMFVFQRISGIVTLIFISWHVWETRIQAMLGKEVNYDMMADILNNPAMFAFYLVGVVSTIFHFANGLWTFCISWGITVSPRSQRISTYVTLAIFLGLSYVGVSALLAFIDPQLANQ; encoded by the coding sequence ATGAAAGGCCGCGAGTATACGTTTCGTAAGTGGCACTCATTAATGGGGGTCATCCCGGTTGGTGTCTTTTTGACGCAACATTTAATTGTAAACAACTTTGCAACACGAGGAGCAGAGGCTTTTAACAAAGCTGCAGGCTTTATGGAGCTCCTTCCATTCCGGTATGCGCTAGAAATTTTCATTATCTTTTTACCAATACTGTACCATGCTATATATGGCTTATATATTGCATTTACAGCTAAGAACAATGCGGTTTCTTACGGTTATTTCCGTAACTGGATGTTCGTCTTCCAAAGAATTTCAGGTATCGTTACACTGATTTTCATTTCTTGGCATGTCTGGGAAACTCGTATTCAAGCAATGTTAGGTAAAGAGGTAAACTATGATATGATGGCAGATATTTTAAACAATCCAGCTATGTTTGCATTCTACTTAGTTGGTGTTGTTTCAACAATTTTCCACTTTGCAAATGGACTATGGACATTCTGCATCAGCTGGGGAATTACAGTATCTCCACGTTCACAAAGAATCTCTACTTATGTAACATTAGCTATTTTCTTAGGTCTATCTTATGTAGGTGTGAGTGCATTATTAGCGTTCATCGATCCACAGCTAGCAAACCAGTAA
- a CDS encoding YslB family protein, whose product MSKNTIDITSLEDVSLNAFAYELLREELLPDLIGNDLDGILYWSGRNLARKYPLETIEEVIQFFEKAGWGTLSIIEHKRREMQFQLKGTLIAERQKQNRHSSYQLEAGFIAEQIQKQRNVVAESYEEKKKRSDSITFLVKWDIKDLIEV is encoded by the coding sequence GTGAGCAAAAATACAATCGATATAACATCTTTAGAAGATGTTTCATTGAACGCCTTCGCTTATGAATTGCTACGTGAAGAATTACTACCTGATTTAATTGGTAACGATTTAGATGGTATTTTATACTGGTCCGGTAGAAACCTTGCAAGAAAATATCCGCTAGAAACAATTGAAGAAGTCATTCAGTTCTTTGAAAAAGCTGGTTGGGGTACTTTAAGCATTATTGAACATAAACGTCGTGAAATGCAGTTCCAACTTAAAGGCACTCTCATTGCTGAACGTCAAAAACAAAACAGACATTCTTCTTATCAATTAGAAGCTGGATTCATTGCTGAGCAAATTCAGAAGCAACGAAACGTCGTAGCAGAGTCCTACGAAGAAAAGAAAAAACGTTCAGACTCTATTACATTTCTTGTGAAATGGGATATAAAAGATCTCATTGAAGTGTAG
- a CDS encoding thioesterase family protein, translating into MKRISYIEDFEQWESGFSFYKPVKVRFGEVDMFGHVNNVVAFTYFEEARIALFKELGFMQEWTHESSETMIVVADLQCNFIKQIYFDEELKVYVKAGSVGNSSLDLHYMVKNAAGEVCLVGRGMMVQASKKNGKGEPWPEEWKKKLLQ; encoded by the coding sequence ATGAAGAGGATTTCTTATATTGAAGACTTTGAGCAATGGGAAAGTGGTTTTTCATTTTACAAACCTGTAAAAGTTCGTTTTGGTGAAGTAGATATGTTTGGGCATGTAAATAATGTTGTTGCCTTTACCTATTTTGAAGAAGCACGTATCGCATTGTTTAAAGAACTTGGATTTATGCAAGAATGGACGCATGAATCTTCCGAAACGATGATCGTTGTTGCAGATTTACAATGTAATTTTATTAAGCAAATATATTTTGATGAAGAGTTGAAGGTGTATGTAAAAGCGGGATCGGTTGGGAATTCTTCTTTAGATTTGCATTATATGGTGAAGAATGCGGCAGGAGAAGTTTGTTTAGTTGGTCGTGGAATGATGGTTCAAGCATCGAAAAAAAACGGAAAAGGCGAACCGTGGCCTGAAGAATGGAAGAAAAAATTACTACAATGA
- the trxA gene encoding thioredoxin, which produces MAIVNANDQSFAAETSEGVVLLDFWAPWCGPCKMIAPVLEEIDAELGEKVKVVKVDVDENQETARQFEVMSIPALFVLKDGKVVDQALGYKPKEALVELVSKHF; this is translated from the coding sequence ATGGCAATTGTAAACGCAAATGACCAAAGCTTCGCAGCTGAAACTAGCGAAGGTGTTGTATTATTAGATTTCTGGGCACCTTGGTGTGGACCTTGTAAAATGATCGCTCCTGTATTAGAGGAAATTGATGCAGAACTAGGCGAAAAAGTAAAAGTAGTAAAAGTAGACGTGGATGAAAACCAAGAAACTGCTCGTCAATTCGAAGTAATGAGTATTCCAGCTCTTTTCGTATTAAAAGACGGTAAAGTAGTTGATCAAGCGTTAGGTTACAAACCGAAAGAAGCGTTAGTAGAATTAGTTTCTAAACACTTCTAA
- a CDS encoding D-alanyl-D-alanine carboxypeptidase family protein, translated as MKKIIIISATTIVIGITSFVYFGSKSSLQNEAKAVESQQHSNHQKEEIPAFPKADHNAKKLDNDFSVVTNPESNLVLVNKHRKLPDGYTPEDLTRPNVPFTSPKDKEKTLLRKDAADALENMFEAAKKEGLELTAVSGYRSYKRQKSLHDTYVRRQGKAEADSVSAIPGTSEHQTGLAMDISSKSAKFQLEPIFGETAEGKWVAKHAHEFGFVIRYLEDKTETTEYSYEPWHLRYVGNPYATYIYKHHLTLEEAMKDKK; from the coding sequence ATGAAAAAGATAATCATTATTTCTGCCACTACTATTGTAATCGGTATCACTTCTTTCGTTTACTTTGGTTCTAAATCATCACTACAAAATGAGGCGAAAGCTGTCGAAAGTCAACAGCATAGTAATCACCAAAAAGAAGAGATTCCTGCTTTTCCAAAAGCTGATCATAATGCAAAGAAACTAGACAATGATTTTTCCGTTGTAACAAATCCAGAATCTAATCTTGTCTTAGTTAATAAACACCGAAAACTACCAGACGGATATACACCTGAAGACTTAACTAGACCAAACGTACCATTTACTAGTCCGAAAGATAAAGAAAAAACGCTACTGCGCAAAGATGCTGCAGATGCGCTTGAAAATATGTTTGAGGCGGCAAAGAAAGAAGGACTTGAACTTACAGCTGTATCTGGTTATCGTTCATACAAACGCCAAAAATCATTACATGATACATACGTTAGACGTCAAGGAAAAGCTGAAGCTGATTCAGTAAGTGCCATTCCTGGTACGAGTGAACATCAAACCGGCTTAGCAATGGACATTAGTTCAAAGTCTGCTAAATTCCAATTAGAGCCTATTTTTGGAGAGACAGCTGAAGGCAAATGGGTGGCAAAACACGCTCATGAATTTGGCTTTGTCATTCGTTATTTAGAAGATAAAACCGAAACAACAGAATATTCATATGAACCGTGGCATTTGCGTTACGTTGGAAATCCATACGCTACATACATATATAAACATCATTTAACATTAGAAGAAGCGATGAAAGACAAAAAATAA